Below is a genomic region from Castanea sativa cultivar Marrone di Chiusa Pesio chromosome 2, ASM4071231v1.
CATGGCAACTAATAAATCTGAAGGTCAAAAACATGCCacctcaaaaaataatttatttctcTTTCCCAAATCCAACTCCTTCAGCAGCCTCCTTGGCAAACCCACTGCCCACACCAATGACAAGGAGCCATTGGAATGGTACCGGGGCTTTCAGAGATGCCACCACCATGGCACCATGGCTCTCTCTGCTACAACATCCACCACCATGCATCCATTACCAGAGAAATAAATGGAGCACCGATTTGGACCCATTTACAAGAAATCTTCAGTAGAACAAGAGAGAAGTAGAAATCTTTTTAACGTCTAGTATCTGAAATTGGTTGATTGGAAGGTTAGTAGACTCATTTCCATTTGACCCACACACCCCAGCTTTccaattattttgaatttgaaagaaTTCATATACAAGCATACataaacaaaacacacaaaaataaataatcatttcTCCCATTTGAATTCATAGATTGGCCTTTTCTTGCCTCAGAAGTTGAGAGTGAGAAGCTCATGAGTGGGCCTTCCTCAACCTCGTCAGGAAAGTGATTCAGCATCTAGGTTGCACCGACATGCCATTTTTGTAAAAGTACCGGTGTCCGACACGTGTCGGTCTCCAACACAGCGTGGACATGGTGGACACACCagcagtgaaaaaaaatttcacagatTTTGACAGATGGACAAATCATTACCGTTGATTTTGTGATataccctaaaaacaaaaaagcttgAGTCTAAGAAGTGAGAAGTGAGAAGTGAGAAGTGAGAAATCATCACCGTGAAACCCACAGCCCAACCCTCCCTCTGTCCACTGTCCGCTGCCCTCTGTCCCTAGCCGGTGCTAGATCAGGCCAATCGGCGAGTTGATGAGCTCCATAGACAATCGTCATGCCCTTTGTCccttccttttatgtttttagtttgatgtTGAATGTAGTCTATTTAAACTCTGTCccttccttttatgtttttagtttgatgttgaatgtagcctatttaaacttttggtttgtactctaaacattttatgtatattattgtactactttgggtgttagtttacttatttttagttcttacataatttaaattctagacataaaagtattttatgtctaaaaatattaaaaaatatgcctaaatataaaatttaattaattatttaattgccgtaCTCATGCCGTGTCGTacccttatttttcaaaaattgccgtacCCGCGTATCCGTacccgtgtccgtgtccgtgcaaCTTAGTTCAGCATGTTTGAGTTCGTCGAAGCACTGAGAGAGAAAGGTGAAGAGGTAGAGTGTGCTGTAAGGTGAGAAATAAATTGTCTGACATGGTATATTTTTTAACCTTTAGATTTATTGGTTGCCACGTGACTTTCATATGTTTAAAAATGGGAGGATATATAATGGGAAGGGAGCCAGGCCCAAAGAGAACACATCATATTGTCATAAAATCTATTAAGAAAATTGACTACCCTCAGTAAACTTCagtaatcttgtttttcttctcatattttATCTTCTCCTACCCATTTGTTTAACAAAGCAAGGAGAGCAATGAACTATGTGATAAATCTAAGTGATTCTGATCTACAGTAATGAAAGGACAGGCAATTAAAACCATACCACAAGCAGGTCAGCTTCCACCACTTCTTCCAAAGTTGCATGAAACGCATCCACTAACTACAAAGTTAGAATGTATTAGTGACCAAAAAATAGTGATAACCACAAAGCAGTTGTGCAAGCTTTTCCATTACCTGAACAGGCAAATCAGATATAAATCCTACTGTATCACTAAAAAGCACCTTCCTCCTGAACATACACTCAATTGGATTAGTGGAATAAAAACATTAGAAAGGTGaacaataaatttcattttaaaattgagaGCAAACATTTAACTCATTACTGAAAATATTACCCAGAAGGAAGAACAACACTTCTTAATCTTGGATCAACTGTCGCAAACAATCTGCCAAAAATATAAGTTCACATCTCCAGTCAGACAAATGGGGGAAAAGGGATATCAGAAGTCAACAGCTTAAGTAAAACATGGAAAgtaaatttgaataatatagTCAACAAGAGAATAAAATACCGAGCATCACTATACAGATCACTGTCTGAAAGCGCACTAACTAATGTCGATTTTCCCTGGTTACCAAAATAATGTAAAAACatgtcaaaatatatataaataaaaaagtaaacatATCTTGTTTAGATGACATGCATAGTAGCTATGAGGACCAAGTATAATTAGATTTAGACAACCTACAGCATTTGTGTACCCAATTACAGCTACAGTAGCTAAGCCCTGACCATCTGAGCCTCCATGCCTCTTGCGAGCAGCACGTTGCAAAGCTCGAGTACGACGAACCTCTTCAATCTGTGATAACAGATAGCTTCTCCGGTCTAGAATTCTGCAATTATAGTGCCATTAAGTGGACTTATGAATAAATGCAAGTCAATATAATCAGTAAACCATAGATGGAAACCAAATGAGTCTCATATTTCATTAACCAGATAGACTATATAGTCAGTAAGGCTCCATCTGAAATGCTAAACAAAATGCTGCTGCAGGATAAGTTTTAGGAATTGATTACTTAACCAAATTCATATACATACTTGACAACAGGTTCAAGGTAGATATCATAGGCAATGAAACTCCATATGGTGGAAATCTAAATAAATCAAAGGCTGTAAATCCTTTCAAATGAACATCATCAAACATTCGGTAAGGTGAAGCAAAGGTCTTTGACCAGCTTATGTTCCCACATGAAGATGCAAGCACCTGCTTTGATGTTACTATATGAAATGTCCGAAGTTTCAATCAGATACCTTCCACAGTTCCCAATAATGAGCACATTCATTTGGATTAGAACTTTCACCAGGCACAGGATTACAGCCACCACTCaaccaggaaaaaaaagggtacaATATATAGCATCTAGGAATTGTTATAAATTTAAGAGAATAGTATCTTGGGCAAACCTTCGTCTTTGAAGCTGAAGCTCTGTTTCTCCTGCACCGCTTATAAAGCCACGCCCCCCACTTCCTCTCCTGTAATTGTACCCCATTTAGATCAAAAGTTGTTCAAAGATTCAAAGATAAACCAAATGAAACACATGGAAATGTGCATACAAACGGAATATGGGAGATTGATTGTTTATATTTAGCACCAACCACATAGCACCTTGTATTCTTTAGGTGAGCCTTTGTGTGTGCTGTGTGCATCCATTATACTTAAggtctctccttttttttttcaataagatttaccataaaaaaaaaaaaaaaaaaatgtagcacTTTGACCTTCAAAATTGCAAAACTAACACCCCCCTCCCCCGcgcgccaaaaaaaaaaaacctcttgaATGTAATACATTATGTCCTAAAACTTAAGAGACAAAGGGTTACATCAAAAGGGCATGAAGCAACCAAAAATTAtgtcaaataaaattaagaGTAAAAAAAGGGATAAACTTTACAGCTTAGTTGATGAAACAAAGCTTTAGAGAAGTGCAATTGGAGATCCTCTTGTACcctatttgaaaaaattttcaaatcaatatatatatatcaagatgCCACAAAGAATCCTAGATTTGTCTGCCAAAAataatacaatacaatacaatacaatgccaaacaaaacaaaaataaacaaaaaagaaagaaggagaagacaGGTCAAGGACCATTGAGGGAGGGGGTAAGATAATCTAAGCCACACTTTTGAGAGGGGTAACAGATTCTATTTTAGCCCAGCTTTTCCAGTTAAGCGAATGAGAGTAGGAAATCAGCATTAAGAACTATAACTAGAAGTCATTCCAAATTCAACCCAAAGTAAAATCTCTAACCTGGTCAGTTTGTCTGAGACCAATCTCCCCACGTTTAAAgggaagttttcttttttattttattttattattggtaagttacacaagcacccaatgggtcttgaacTCATGACCTCATCCTCCATTGAGCACTTGTGAGGGGAGGAGGTGCTagttgagctatagctcattggTCCCATGTCATAGGGAAGATTGGGACAAAAATTGCAACTTCTGATCATAGGTTGCAATTTACACAAAGTAGGTGAGTCCAAATAGTACGGTTAGTTTACATTAAACCATAAATGGCAATTACTTCAAATTTTCTTCACATCAAGCAAAATGAGCTTGTCCATTTAGAATTTATAAGACTGACCTTTCCAAATCTAAGAATTTATGCCAATACAGAAGTCAAAACTCTTAATTAGCTTTGCTATGTACATGAAATCATTTTCACATGACACTACAGAATTCATGTTAAAGTATATAGAAACTATAATGGCCAATCACCATAAAACATTTATCAAATAAGCTTGGTCTCAAGAAGCAAAGAAAGTGACTTCACATTGTAATATCACCAAATGTGTGTATGGTTTGGATCAAGTAAATGATGAAATCTACAACACATGCATTTTCTGGTCTATTGCCATTTCTAAAGTCTCTCCAAAATAGAGGATAAGGTTGCCTATCAACCACCCTTCCTAAACCCTGCAGAAGCAAGAGCTGTGTGTACTGGGTATGACCTGTTTATTATCTTGTTGAAGCAACAATAAGTAAACAGGTTCCACAGATTATTCTTAAAATccaaaatactaattaaaaaatattttcaaaagaaaaagaacacgTTCCTTGAAGGGCCATTAAGTAGACAAGAGTGTGAGTAACATCTACTCGGTAGCAtagagaaatatttttttatttaaaatgtattacTCAGCTTTGTTTCACTACATTTTCCGCAATTAGCTTTAGTTCAAATGACAGCACTTCCCCTTCTACAAGCAACATGAAGGGTGAGGCTGTGGATTCAAGATCTACTGGGTGCATATGTAATTACCAACTGTGTCACTACAAATTTTGGCAATGTACTAACCCTCGGGCACTAACGACTTCAGCTTCTCCAGCTGCTCCAAAAGTTAAGCGTCCATCTGCGCTACGTACTCTAACAAGTCGTGTTTTCTTATACATTAGAGCTGCTAATTCAGCCTGTAAAGATCAAAAGAGCACCCAAAAAGAATTATCTTTGAAGCAGTTCTTCCCACACAATCAAATTGAAacctaacaaaaaaattcagaaaCATTAAAGTAAAAGCTACCTAGAATACCTGTAGCTTCCCCTCCTTGGTATGAGCATGAGCATTAAATATCTCTATTATAAGTCCCACACGGTCCAGTACAGGTTTATCCCATGCTCGCTGCAATTcgtaatgagagtatatataaGAAATGCACAATCAAAATCCATCTTTTTAGAAACATAAGCAAGGCACTAAAAGCTCAAAATTGTACTTAGACCCGGCTTACCTCCAAATTCCGCTGTTGAATCCCAGACAGTATCGCATTTACAAAAACAGCATCCACTTCACCCTGCTATTCATATAAAGCTTATGTAAAGTTGAAAACTTCTTCAATCGAATCACGTATGCTACAAATGCCATGAACAAAATCCGAAAAGCAAACAATCAAGGTGAAAATTTTAAGGTCTCTTGCCTTTGATTCAGCATTATAAAGATGGCATTTAACTGTGTCCACTGTCCCTGGTCCAAAATACGTGTCtgaaacaaaataaacacataaaaattaagataaaaagcACACATTTATAGACCCAGCAATTGAATACACAAACACTCACAAATTCTAACATAAACCCATTTACATTTATAAAAATCATTTACGATAGCaaagaaataccaaattattATTGGTGTTGGACTTATCAAAATTggtattaatatttttttttcctcttaaattGTAACTTTCATTGTCAAGTGATCACCACTTTAAGCAaagcaaaaatttaaaatttttgttcgACTCTTTGGTGCATCGCGCGGGTTATCGACTagtttgcatttatatttaCAAAAGCGAAAAGACGAGCAGTTTCAATCTCAGTCAGAATCAGAAATGACAATATAacgttagagagagagagagagagagaccagcACGAGGCTTGCGAGATTTGGCAGCGGGGTTTTGAACGAGAATATGTGGAGGCAAAGACTTGTCGAAGAAATCGGAGAGGAAGTAGCCATCTCTCTGTTCTTCGAGAGAGTTCGCGAGGCAGAGAGCTTCGTTGAGCTTTGCCTGCAAGTAGGTATCGGGTCGGAGTCGGGGCTGGACCACGAAGAGCTGAGGAGGGCTATCTGGGTCCCTGTTGAATAGAGATACGACGTCGCCTCCTTcctcctctttctctttctctttctctttcttctgcTTCGACGACGAGTACGGCGACGTGCAAATGcgaattgaagaagaagaagaagaagaagagagagtggGATGAGGCAGAGGATGagggtgagtttggtttgaACAGAGTGAGGTTAAGGTTTGGGTTAGAGACCTCAAGGTCACTGGGGTTCCTGAGGTTCTGATCATTTGAACAATCTACacaatttccttcttcttcttcgattGTTTGGTCCACGACTGTGTCAGTGTGTGAAATATTGGTTTCGATCCGAACCCGATAACTTgacaaaacccaaacaaaaaataaggtaTGGGTATCTATGGATCATAAttgtccataaaaaaaaactttg
It encodes:
- the LOC142625898 gene encoding GTP-binding protein At3g49725, chloroplastic: MIRTSGTPVTLRSLTQTLTSLCSNQTHPHPLPHPTLSSSSSSSSIRICTSPYSSSKQKKEKEKEKEEEGGDVVSLFNRDPDSPPQLFVVQPRLRPDTYLQAKLNEALCLANSLEEQRDGYFLSDFFDKSLPPHILVQNPAAKSRKPRADTYFGPGTVDTVKCHLYNAESKGEVDAVFVNAILSGIQQRNLERAWDKPVLDRVGLIIEIFNAHAHTKEGKLQAELAALMYKKTRLVRVRSADGRLTFGAAGEAEVVSARGRGSGGRGFISGAGETELQLQRRRILDRRSYLLSQIEEVRRTRALQRAARKRHGGSDGQGLATVAVIGYTNAGKSTLVSALSDSDLYSDARLFATVDPRLRSVVLPSGRKVLFSDTVGFISDLPVQLVDAFHATLEEVVEADLLVHVLDSTAPNLDEHRSTVLQVLKQLGVSEEKLQNMIEVWNKIDYQEEGMNDGEDDFISSSEKEDDIASDLSAEEPVDDYDDDIVSEQLPESLAETLDDEPGEYSDGWLDEENPSEESLLGWAQHDQKSESSKTCITDKDLQSQGPPGPHVRTSAIMGVGFQELLELIDEKLRIQDKKTKAQRVVGRGLFERKWRPPRTEDDSIAVEQ